In Amphiura filiformis chromosome 2, Afil_fr2py, whole genome shotgun sequence, one DNA window encodes the following:
- the LOC140146782 gene encoding methyltransferase-like protein 27 isoform X1, translating into MADKIRTAKEGRIPTTLEGIKQFYDDWAPTYEKDLTHEGYIAPRRSAEAMAKCLTNKDAEIMDMACGTGLVAQELTQQGFKNIDGVDISSEILKICKESGLYRRLICDSIGTNKLDINDDTYDGLIICGALGHLSLECFPQLIRIVKPGGPIIFSVDGNSMDTFDHFKDGKFEAALQELVRNGLWIKESYELIPDWVFNRPGHQYVYKVV; encoded by the exons ATGGCGGATAAAATTCGTACTGCAAAGGAGGGACGCATCCCAACAACGTTGGAAGGAATAAAGCAATTCTATGACGATTGGGCTCCCACTTACGAGAAG GATCTTACTCATGAGGGTTATATTGCACCACGAAGGTCAGCAGAGGCTATGGCAAAATGTCTAACTAACAAAGATGCTGAAATTATGGATATGGCCTGTGGAACAGGTCTTGTGGCACAAGAG TTGACAcaacaaggatttaaaaatatagaCGGAGTTGATATTTcctcggaaattttgaaaatttgcaaaGAAAGTGGATTGTACCGACGCCTAATCTGCGACAGCATCGGAACCAATAAACTGGATATAAACGATG ATACCTACGACGGTTTGATTATATGCGGGGCTCTCGGCCATTTAAGTCTAGAATGCTTTCCACAACTGATACGCATAGTCAAACCTG GTGGTCCAATTATATTCAGTGTGGATGGTAACAGCATGGATACTTTTGACCATTTTAAAGACGGGAAATTTGAAGCCGCCTTACAGGAACTGGTTCGCAATGGATTGTGGATAAAAGAATCATACGAACTTATCCCAGATTGGGTATTTAACAGACCAGGGCATCAGTATGTGTATAAAGTAGTATGA
- the LOC140146782 gene encoding methyltransferase-like protein 27 isoform X3, which yields MADKIRTAKEGRIPTTLEGIKQFYDDWAPTYEKDLTHEGYIAPRRSAEAMAKCLTNKDAEIMDMACGTGLVAQELTQQGFKNIDGVDISSEILKICKESGLYRRLICDSIGTNKLDINDGGPIIFSVDGNSMDTFDHFKDGKFEAALQELVRNGLWIKESYELIPDWVFNRPGHQYVYKVV from the exons ATGGCGGATAAAATTCGTACTGCAAAGGAGGGACGCATCCCAACAACGTTGGAAGGAATAAAGCAATTCTATGACGATTGGGCTCCCACTTACGAGAAG GATCTTACTCATGAGGGTTATATTGCACCACGAAGGTCAGCAGAGGCTATGGCAAAATGTCTAACTAACAAAGATGCTGAAATTATGGATATGGCCTGTGGAACAGGTCTTGTGGCACAAGAG TTGACAcaacaaggatttaaaaatatagaCGGAGTTGATATTTcctcggaaattttgaaaatttgcaaaGAAAGTGGATTGTACCGACGCCTAATCTGCGACAGCATCGGAACCAATAAACTGGATATAAACGATG GTGGTCCAATTATATTCAGTGTGGATGGTAACAGCATGGATACTTTTGACCATTTTAAAGACGGGAAATTTGAAGCCGCCTTACAGGAACTGGTTCGCAATGGATTGTGGATAAAAGAATCATACGAACTTATCCCAGATTGGGTATTTAACAGACCAGGGCATCAGTATGTGTATAAAGTAGTATGA
- the LOC140146780 gene encoding methyltransferase-like protein 27 produces MSKSAQIRACYERNFPQTEEGIKQFYDEWASTYVKDMAEEGYPAPRRAAETMAKLLTNKDAEIMDMACGTGLVAHELTKLGFKNIDGVDISTESLKFSKERGIYRRLICSRIGTNKLDIQDDSYDGLVLCGALGSGHLNLECLPQLIRIVKPGGPIILDVDSESKDTVDTFKDGKFEADLEALVRKGLWVKEGYEFVPDWMFNEPGHQYAYKVV; encoded by the exons ATGTCGAAGTCGGCCCAAATTCGCGCTTGTTATGAGAGAAACTTCCCACAAACGGAGGAAGGAATAAAGCAGTTCTATGATGAATGGGCTTCAACTTACGTGAAG GATATGGCTGAAGAGGGTTATCCTGCACCTCGAAGAGCAGCAGAAACTATGGCAAAATTGCTGACTAACAAAGATGCTGAAATTATGGATATGGCCTGCGGAACGGGTCTTGTGGCACACGAG TTGACAAAGCTAGGATTTAAGAATATAGATGGAGTTGATATTTCTACTGAAAGTTTGAAATTTAGCAAAGAAAGAGGAATCTACCGACGCCTGATATGTAGTCGCATCGGAACCAACAAACTGGATATACAAGATG ACAGCTATGACGGCCTAGTTTTATGCGGAGCTCTTGGAAGCGGTCATTTGAATCTAGAATGCTTGCCACAACTGATACGCATTGTCAAACCAG GCGGCCCAATTATATTGGATGTGGATTCTGAATCCAAGGATACTGTTGACACATTCAAAGATGGAAAATTCGAAGCCGACTTGGAGGCACTggttcgcaaagggttatgggtaAAAGAGGGATACGAGTTTGTTCCAGATTGGATGTTCAACGAACCGGGACATCAGTATGCGTACAAAGTAGTGTGA